In Brachyhypopomus gauderio isolate BG-103 chromosome 2, BGAUD_0.2, whole genome shotgun sequence, the DNA window TGAAtcatcacatcatcatcatcatcaatatTTATTGAAATGATGATTGGCTGTGCAATTTGGTCATAACGTGATGTCATCAAAACCTTTGTAACTGCTTTTACGGTGTTTGTCAGTCTTTATTCTGCGTTTGTCAGCATCAAGTATCCTCATATAGATTAGTATGAACATAGAATAGAAAGCCTTTTATTGTCGCTATACACAGGTACAGTGAGATTAAAAGCATCTCCTTTTCAGTGCTTTTCAACATGAAggtataaaaattataagatGCCCAATGTTGAgactatatatacatacatttacaatttacagagaatttaattaaataattacagtgtatggatgttgcatggCAGTAATTTGACATAATTCACAGTAGTAGCATTGAGACAGAATTATAATAATTGTCAAAATATATGTGTTGCACAGTAGTAGACAATATGATTATGTTTTGGTATTGCACAGTGGATGGTTGACAATTTTGTAAGTTCTGTTAGTACTGCATGGTAGTACTGCACGGTAGTACTGCATGGTAGTACTGCACAGTAGTACTGTGTGGTAGTACTGCATGGTAGTACTGTGTGGTAGTACTGCACGGTAGTACTGTGTGGTAGTACTGCACGGTAGTACTGCACGGTAGTACTGCATGGTAGTACTGCACGGTAGTACTGCATGGTAGTACTGCACAGTAGTACTGTGTGGTAGTACTGCATGGTAGTACTGTGTGGTAGTACTGCATGGTAGTACTGCACGGTAGTACTGCATGGTAGTACTGCACAGTAGTACTGTGTGGTAGTACTGCATGGTAGTACTGCACAGTAGTACTGTGTGGTAGTACTGCACGGTAGTACTGCGTGGTAGTACTGCGTGGTAGTACTGCACGGTAGTACTGCACGGTAGTATTGCATGGTAGTACTGCACGGTAGGTGGGTATAATGAAGCTTGGAGGCAGGAAAgtcagtgcatgtgtgagtttagtGTGGTTATGGCCACATCCATTTACATCCTTATATGTTATATACATCCATATACCGTATATGTAAATTtaaacatttcaactttattctCTAGCTCAAGCTTCTAGCTCCTTTTCCTTTATGCTTTTGCCCAGTTATAAATTGATCATTTATAATTTATAAATATGATGGATAATCTCTTTCAAAAAATATTAGGATAAtttatgatttttaaaatgCATGCAAATGTTAAAGTATCAAAACTAATAAGAAATATACCTACAGGATGATGAAAAGCCAGTTATGATACGCCAGTTGCGATGAAccaataaatcattttaaattcATGTAGTGATCCAGTTTCAAATACAGTCTTGACTCCTGCGTCACTATCACCTGACACCAGGACATTCACCAGGATATTCACCAGGATAATTCACGTTACTTACCTGTGCATGCGGTCTTAATAATAACAGTGGTGTAGGACATTTGCTGAGGAGATGGTTTGAGATGAAACCCCACAGAGGTTGGTCCTGACCTTAGAGAGGGCCACTCCTGGTGCCCCCTGTCCATGCTCCCATACAAACATGAACCAGGCCAGAAGTCAAAGCCTACAGAGACCATAAATATTAGCATACAGTATGGAAATGACCACTCTGTTGCCGAGCAACTGCTCATAGGAGGTTCACTAGCTTCCTTTGAATAGAGGCAGGCACAATGTGGCGGCTTTatctgtgtgtgattgtgattgtgagtgtgtgtgtgtgtgtgtgtgtgtgtgtgtgtgtgtgtgtgtgtgtgtgtgtgtgtgtgtgtgtgtgtgtgtatgagagagagagagagagagagggtgattgAAGCCTTGTTTGACTTTTTCGATGCTTGTATTACAACCTCCCCAGCAACAGCTCGTCTGTGTTGGTAACATGACTAATCAcactgctgtgctgctctgtcagAGCCGTTCAGACAATACCCAGACTGAAGGCGTGTTCTCACATACAGCACGCCGGATTCAGTTTTAGTGCACATATTCAAGCATGCTGATAGAGAGTTTATTTCACACTTATAGCAGGTTCATTCAGAGTTTATTTCACACATATAATTGCAGGTTACATTACAGCTATATTTAATATCCCATCTGGGTTTACATTTGGAACACTGCCAGGATGTCTGCATTCGTGTATTCATACATGACTGGATTAAGACCAATGCCACTTATTGAACTTTCTATATGACATAGAAAGCCACTTACAAACCACTGGTTAATATGTCTATGTGTCCAGATTGCTGGGCATATTCCCCATACGTTTCACCACCAGTTGAAACCTCAATGTCTATCAGTTATGCTTCAGCTTCTCTGTTAGCTTGTAGTCTGACTTCAGCATGTAGCTATGAAATATGAGGCCTGTAACTGGAGATTTACAGATTGCACCTTAGCACAGTGTCACCATATGGCACCTATTGAATTGCAATGAAAAATTCAGCGGTACTCTCACACCATAGACCCAGATCTTAACATAGACCGCTGCCCACACCCTCTAAGATCTCAGATTGCACACCATGATCCTTTTCTTACTGCTAACCTCAATTAGATATAGATGTTTCTGGGAGCCGGTCACTGGTGATCATGCTAAAATAAGAACTGAAAGGTTCCTTGATAAAGGAGGCCACAACTTTGAGGGTGAAGACCTCAGCTTCCCGTGTCCAGGCTTCCTGCCTTCAATCGGAAATGATTGCTTCAGCATCTTTTGCTCCACGGCTATGCCTGGCGCTACAGCTGTGCTCCACCATGGTGCCTGGGTTGCAATAGAACCGACTCTAAAAACAAGAAACCGATTCCTTCTTTTCCTCTCTTCCACTGGCACCATCCCACCCAGTAAGGGAAGTGTTTTaactctctccctgtcttcgCTGTTCCTCTCAGGGCTCGTATCCTCATGGTCATGGCTACAGCTGAGCCAGCCCCCGCCTGGTGGAAGCTCACTTTCCTCCGCAAAAAGAAATCAGAACCCAAGGTGCTGTACGAGATGCCCGCAGAATACAGCGCAAATGTGGAGGCCGTGTCTGGAGCGTCTGGGACACCCGGAGAtcctgatgacacccagctgaATGCCCGTCTTGAACGCATCGTGGACAAAACGGCAACAAAAGGCCGACATGTTAAAGTCTCTCACTCGGGCCGCTtcaaagagaaaaagaggaTCCGTGCTACGTTAGCGGAGAATCCTGAGCTGTTTCCCAACTCAGAGTCGTGCAACGGCAATGAGAGCACAGGGAAGTGAAGGCTGGGCATCTCAAGGGCAGTCAGAGGGCCCGTCTGCTTGAGGACCGCATCTGTGCACGTCAAACAGGctcacatacgcgcacacatatatatcaaacaaatacaccacatgtctgagtgCTGGACAAATCTCGAAATTCAGCAAACAAACTTCTTTCCCCATGTCTTTCTAAGGGTTTGTATGAAATTAGCTAGTTTTCTAGGAGATTGTATGAAGTGAGTTGGTATTCTATGGGATTTTATGAAGTGAGTTAGTCATCTAGGGGATTATATGAAGTGAGCTAGTCTTCTAGGGGTTTGTATGAAGTGAGCTAGTCTTCTAGGGGATTGTATGAAGTGAGCTATTCTTCTAGGGGTTTGTATAAAGTGAGCTAGTCTTCTAGGG includes these proteins:
- the LOC143508923 gene encoding proline-rich protein 15-like protein A, with protein sequence MVMATAEPAPAWWKLTFLRKKKSEPKVLYEMPAEYSANVEAVSGASGTPGDPDDTQLNARLERIVDKTATKGRHVKVSHSGRFKEKKRIRATLAENPELFPNSESCNGNESTGK